Proteins encoded by one window of Synechococcus sp. WH 7805:
- the lipB gene encoding lipoyl(octanoyl) transferase LipB has translation MPCPIGNLVTKPGSGTGSAAFLFQPAHLVPFAQAWAWQRHWQGRLLEEADLGGDPPAEAVWLLQHPPCYTLGRGASEGHLLFDPQQPPAPLHRIDRGGEVTYHSPGQLVIYPVLDLHRHCTDLHWYLRQLEQVVIDVMASLGLRGERLAGLTGVWLDQCKVAAIGVGCRRWITQHGVALNVSCAMDGFGAVVPCGLTGRAVGRLSDWIPGLSVSDVQPLVGEAMAARFGLRWKDTPSTAIAEGPGW, from the coding sequence GTGCCTTGTCCTATCGGCAACCTAGTGACGAAGCCCGGTTCCGGAACAGGGTCTGCGGCATTTCTTTTCCAGCCGGCTCACTTGGTACCGTTCGCGCAGGCCTGGGCCTGGCAGCGCCACTGGCAGGGTCGGCTGTTGGAAGAGGCTGATTTAGGGGGCGACCCGCCTGCAGAAGCGGTATGGCTGCTGCAGCATCCACCCTGTTACACCCTTGGGCGCGGCGCTTCGGAAGGTCATCTCCTCTTCGATCCGCAACAACCTCCAGCACCCCTCCATCGCATTGATCGCGGCGGGGAAGTGACCTATCACAGTCCAGGTCAGCTTGTGATCTATCCCGTGCTGGACCTTCATCGCCACTGCACGGATCTGCATTGGTACCTGCGTCAGCTGGAGCAGGTGGTGATTGATGTGATGGCTTCGCTGGGTCTCAGAGGTGAGCGACTCGCCGGTTTGACGGGGGTCTGGCTTGATCAGTGCAAAGTGGCGGCCATTGGCGTGGGGTGCAGGCGCTGGATTACTCAGCACGGGGTTGCCTTGAACGTGAGTTGCGCCATGGATGGGTTTGGGGCTGTTGTTCCCTGTGGCCTCACCGGGCGGGCCGTCGGCCGGCTCAGCGACTGGATTCCCGGGTTGAGCGTTTCGGACGTTCAACCGCTGGTTGGCGAGGCGATGGCCGCACGGTTTGGTCTGCGCTGGAAGGACACTCCGAGCACGGCGATTGCCGAAGGTCCAGGTTGGTGA
- the hpf gene encoding ribosome hibernation-promoting factor, HPF/YfiA family, which translates to MKLLIHGRNLDVTPALRDYTETKLDRAIHNFGDLVKEADVHLSVARNPRVPQQTAEVTVFANGTVIRAQERSENLYASIDLVASKLARQLRRYKDRHSDHHHSHGHKASETPTTEAVLDNEAVVESLLDGKEVQLPSPGVRRKYFAMPPMTLEQARQQLDLIDHDFYVFRDSDSGELQVIYHRNHGGYGVIEARG; encoded by the coding sequence ATGAAGCTGTTGATCCATGGTCGCAACCTGGACGTGACACCTGCTCTACGCGACTACACCGAAACCAAGCTCGACAGGGCGATTCACAATTTCGGCGATCTCGTGAAAGAGGCGGATGTGCATCTCTCAGTGGCCCGGAATCCACGGGTCCCGCAGCAAACAGCGGAGGTCACCGTGTTCGCCAATGGAACGGTGATCCGAGCCCAGGAACGGAGTGAAAACCTCTATGCCAGCATCGACCTCGTGGCCAGCAAACTCGCTCGCCAGCTGAGACGTTACAAAGATCGCCACAGCGACCATCACCACAGCCACGGCCACAAAGCCAGCGAAACCCCCACAACGGAAGCTGTGCTCGACAACGAAGCCGTCGTCGAGTCACTCCTCGACGGGAAGGAGGTGCAATTGCCCAGCCCAGGCGTGCGCCGCAAATATTTCGCCATGCCACCGATGACCCTGGAACAGGCCAGGCAGCAGCTTGATCTGATCGATCACGACTTTTATGTTTTCCGCGACAGCGATAGCGGCGAGCTGCAGGTGATCTACCACCGTAACCACGGTGGTTATGGCGTGATCGAAGCGCGCGGCTGA
- a CDS encoding deoxyribose-phosphate aldolase produces the protein MTAPARRQDLPDLPPLIHQALLNPLLREEDLLSLCDASRQYSFGGVGASLIHLQTIRQRLGGSGPVRLIATVAFPFGALPADLKQAEAEWAAAEGADALDVTPNLAALVNGQPNVYAEELAAIASLDLPMTVVLDVNQLTREQLALGAEAALDAGAAALQAGNGFGGAVTAEQVKQLRQLTGGRCGLKAAGGIKTLEHALDLVEAGATALGTGHGPALVQALRHPG, from the coding sequence ATGACCGCGCCAGCGCGCCGGCAGGACCTTCCGGACCTGCCCCCCCTGATTCATCAGGCTCTCCTCAACCCCCTGCTGCGTGAGGAGGACCTGCTCAGCCTTTGTGACGCGTCCCGTCAATACAGCTTCGGTGGCGTGGGAGCCAGCCTGATTCACCTTCAGACCATCCGCCAACGTCTGGGTGGAAGCGGGCCGGTGAGGCTGATTGCCACTGTGGCCTTCCCATTCGGTGCCCTTCCGGCCGACTTAAAGCAAGCCGAGGCTGAATGGGCTGCCGCGGAAGGTGCCGACGCCCTCGATGTCACCCCCAACCTGGCAGCGCTGGTGAACGGACAACCCAACGTCTACGCCGAAGAGTTGGCCGCGATCGCCTCTCTCGATCTACCCATGACCGTTGTTCTGGACGTGAATCAGCTCACCCGAGAGCAGTTGGCGCTTGGAGCCGAAGCGGCCCTCGATGCTGGAGCGGCCGCACTGCAGGCGGGCAATGGTTTCGGCGGCGCGGTCACGGCAGAACAGGTGAAGCAGTTGCGTCAGCTGACAGGGGGGCGTTGCGGCCTCAAGGCAGCCGGTGGCATCAAAACCCTGGAGCATGCGCTCGATCTGGTCGAGGCCGGTGCCACAGCCCTTGGAACAGGCCATGGCCCTGCCCTGGTTCAGGCTCTGCGGCATCCGGGATGA
- a CDS encoding DNA repair protein RecO, whose protein sequence is MSGDRRLQGLALKVGPLGEHDRLLTLLSDDVGVIRLAVPGARRPRSSLAAAVPLTCLDLQVVGRRGLARVRQLQVQRSYSGLGQRLDTLAAAQALAELAIALVSSDDPVPGLLDAVLIHLERLDNLSRAPGEKVDHCLAHVVQAGVHLLALGGYGLPLQACCRSGATLTPPIGQWEWRCSVLPEEGLALGALAGATIQLNPSELALLQRLPRAELPRRSNGDLLGPRPVWLKLLAVLECWCRVHLPHPVRSLTMVRDCVSAASLSEHEPT, encoded by the coding sequence ATGAGCGGCGACAGACGATTGCAAGGGTTGGCCCTCAAGGTGGGCCCCCTTGGTGAGCACGACCGGCTGCTCACACTGCTGAGCGACGACGTCGGCGTGATTCGACTGGCTGTTCCTGGCGCCAGAAGACCCCGCAGCAGCCTGGCCGCTGCCGTGCCACTGACCTGCCTGGACCTTCAGGTCGTCGGTCGCCGCGGCCTGGCCCGGGTCCGTCAGCTTCAGGTGCAGCGCAGCTACAGCGGCCTCGGGCAGCGCCTGGACACCCTTGCAGCTGCCCAGGCACTCGCAGAGCTGGCGATCGCACTGGTGAGCTCAGATGATCCCGTGCCCGGCCTCCTGGATGCGGTGCTAATCCATCTCGAGCGACTGGACAACCTCAGCCGAGCCCCCGGTGAAAAGGTTGATCACTGCCTGGCACACGTGGTGCAGGCTGGAGTTCACCTGCTCGCGCTTGGGGGGTATGGGCTGCCACTTCAGGCCTGCTGTCGCAGCGGGGCGACCTTGACACCGCCGATTGGTCAGTGGGAGTGGCGATGCAGCGTCCTGCCGGAGGAAGGACTGGCCCTCGGAGCCTTGGCTGGAGCAACCATCCAGCTGAATCCATCGGAGCTAGCTCTCCTGCAACGTCTGCCAAGGGCAGAGTTGCCCCGCCGCAGCAATGGCGACCTCCTCGGGCCGCGACCGGTCTGGCTGAAGCTGCTTGCGGTGCTGGAGTGCTGGTGCCGAGTCCACCTGCCCCACCCGGTGCGATCCCTGACGATGGTTCGTGACTGCGTGAGCGCAGCCTCTTTGAGCGAACATGAGCCGACTTGA
- a CDS encoding MFS transporter: protein MSGSSLNNPEPTLPTGGNPKGPRGLQTVVRLDGFRQLWIGQIFSQLADKFYIVLMVYLIAQYWVTSTPQENGALAEIATAIRMDFETRAQRITLLATGVYVANTIPAMVLGSVAGVWVDRWPKRRVMVASNGLRALLVLFTPLFLLPGPHWLGLSWGYWALLVMTFLESVLTQFFAPAEQAAIPLLVPKEHLLAANSLYQATSMGATIVGFALGDPILRGLNSLFQLVGLRGGEFLLLPFCYGMAALCLSTIRLHEQPRFEAVDSVWKEIVAGVQVLRERPSVRAALVHLVLLYSLLAALYVLAISLASAIQGLGPTGFGTLLAMSGLGMAIGAVLVAQVGHGFSRRRLAAAGLGAITWSLVLLGQLRGNLGYTLGLCSLLGLGAALVAIPAQTTIQEDTPESQRGRVFGLQNNLINIALSLPLVLAGALVSSIGLLPVLWVLAGLAFIAAVIERPWERC from the coding sequence TTGAGCGGATCCTCCCTGAACAACCCGGAACCGACGCTTCCTACCGGAGGAAATCCCAAAGGTCCCCGTGGTCTGCAGACCGTGGTGCGCTTGGACGGATTCCGTCAGCTCTGGATCGGCCAGATCTTCTCCCAGCTCGCCGACAAGTTCTACATCGTGCTGATGGTGTACCTCATCGCCCAGTACTGGGTGACGAGCACCCCTCAGGAGAATGGGGCCCTTGCGGAAATCGCCACGGCCATCCGCATGGATTTCGAGACACGGGCCCAACGCATTACCCTCCTGGCCACCGGCGTTTATGTAGCCAACACCATTCCAGCAATGGTTCTGGGATCAGTGGCAGGTGTGTGGGTGGACCGCTGGCCAAAACGGCGCGTGATGGTTGCCTCCAACGGACTGCGCGCTCTACTCGTGCTCTTCACCCCGCTCTTTTTGCTTCCTGGCCCCCACTGGCTTGGCCTCAGCTGGGGCTACTGGGCCCTGCTGGTGATGACCTTCCTGGAATCCGTGCTTACTCAGTTCTTCGCGCCAGCGGAACAGGCAGCCATTCCCCTGCTTGTGCCCAAGGAACATCTCCTGGCAGCTAACTCGCTTTATCAGGCCACAAGCATGGGGGCCACGATCGTGGGATTCGCCCTTGGCGACCCCATCCTTCGCGGCCTAAACAGTCTGTTTCAGTTGGTGGGGCTGCGTGGCGGCGAATTTCTGCTCCTGCCGTTCTGTTACGGCATGGCTGCGCTCTGCCTCAGCACGATCCGACTGCATGAGCAACCCCGGTTCGAAGCTGTTGATTCCGTATGGAAGGAAATCGTCGCGGGTGTGCAGGTGTTGCGCGAACGGCCCTCCGTCAGAGCCGCCTTGGTTCATCTTGTCCTTCTGTACAGCTTGTTGGCAGCGCTTTACGTGCTCGCAATCAGCCTGGCCTCCGCAATCCAGGGGCTGGGCCCGACAGGTTTCGGGACCCTATTGGCGATGAGCGGTCTTGGGATGGCTATCGGAGCGGTCTTGGTTGCTCAGGTCGGCCACGGCTTCAGCCGTCGACGCCTTGCGGCCGCAGGGCTGGGAGCAATCACCTGGAGCCTGGTGCTTCTTGGCCAGCTTCGTGGAAACCTTGGCTACACCCTGGGACTTTGCAGTCTTCTCGGACTCGGTGCGGCCCTCGTTGCCATTCCCGCGCAGACCACCATTCAGGAAGACACCCCTGAATCGCAGCGGGGACGGGTGTTCGGGCTGCAAAACAACCTGATCAACATTGCCCTCAGCCTCCCTCTGGTTCTGGCAGGAGCCCTGGTGAGCAGCATCGGACTACTCCCAGTTCTTTGGGTACTTGCAGGTTTGGCCTTCATCGCCGCTGTGATCGAGCGTCCGTGGGAACGCTGCTAA
- a CDS encoding glycosyltransferase family 4 protein has product MGHIAWLGKKSPFCGNVTYGLSTTNALRERGHQISFIHFANPGVPGSDTSLLANDPDVSLPYLVKSQVYTIPSPGAQRELRESLERLQPDLVHASLTLSPLDFRLPDLCQQLEVPLVATFHPPFDAGLRNLTAGTQQLTYQLYAPALARFDRVIVFSDLQAELLARLGVREERIAVIPNGVDPDCWRPDDTNLSTIGSPLRSVRARIGDQRMFLYMGRVATEKNVEALLRAWRLVKPEGCRLVIVGDGPLRTTLQNAYSGNDVLWWGYESDLANRVALLQSAEVFVLPSLVEGLSLALLEAMASGCACVATDAGADGEVLDHGAGIVLSTQGVTTQLRTLLPVLRDQPVLTRELGRRARERVLERYTMNRNIDALERLYADVIRHEPMAA; this is encoded by the coding sequence GTGGGGCATATCGCCTGGCTTGGCAAAAAATCTCCGTTCTGCGGGAACGTCACTTATGGCCTCAGCACTACGAACGCCCTAAGGGAACGTGGTCACCAAATCAGCTTCATCCATTTCGCCAATCCCGGCGTACCTGGTAGCGACACCTCACTGCTTGCCAACGATCCGGATGTGAGCCTGCCGTATCTCGTCAAATCGCAGGTTTACACCATCCCATCGCCGGGGGCGCAACGGGAGCTGAGGGAATCTTTGGAGCGCCTGCAGCCCGACCTGGTGCATGCCAGCCTCACGCTGTCACCACTCGACTTCCGGCTTCCAGATCTCTGTCAGCAACTGGAAGTACCACTGGTGGCCACCTTCCACCCTCCGTTTGATGCCGGACTGCGCAATCTCACCGCTGGGACCCAACAGCTCACTTATCAGCTTTACGCCCCAGCACTGGCCCGTTTCGACCGGGTCATCGTGTTTTCCGATCTTCAGGCTGAGCTGCTGGCCCGTCTGGGCGTCCGCGAGGAACGCATCGCTGTAATTCCCAATGGGGTGGACCCTGACTGCTGGCGTCCAGACGATACGAATCTCTCCACGATCGGCAGCCCTCTCCGATCCGTGCGGGCACGCATCGGAGACCAGCGAATGTTCCTCTACATGGGGCGGGTGGCCACGGAGAAGAACGTGGAAGCCTTGCTGCGAGCTTGGAGGCTTGTGAAACCGGAGGGATGCCGTTTGGTGATCGTCGGTGATGGTCCTTTACGCACAACCCTTCAGAACGCATACAGCGGCAACGACGTGCTGTGGTGGGGCTACGAATCAGATCTGGCAAACCGGGTGGCACTGCTGCAATCAGCCGAGGTGTTCGTGCTCCCCTCCCTCGTGGAAGGCCTGTCCCTGGCCCTTCTGGAGGCAATGGCAAGCGGTTGCGCCTGTGTGGCCACGGATGCCGGTGCTGACGGCGAAGTGCTTGATCACGGAGCAGGAATCGTACTGAGCACCCAGGGGGTGACTACACAACTACGCACATTGCTCCCCGTACTCCGGGATCAACCCGTGCTCACCAGAGAGTTGGGACGCCGCGCTCGAGAGAGGGTCCTCGAGCGATACACCATGAATCGAAATATTGATGCACTTGAACGCCTCTACGCCGATGTGATACGGCATGAACCAATGGCCGCTTAA
- the proC gene encoding pyrroline-5-carboxylate reductase: MSFSVGVIGLGRMAQALVRPLVESGSLRGSDLIAVVGQEPSVARLKPELPSEITLISASDPRVHEAWEAPVQLLAVKPQQLDRVAESASTPPAGHAPLLISVLAGVTLERLQSTFPSRVCVRAVPNTPCLVAEGLCGLAWGRDVSPEQKAWVRRMFEPVSEVLELPESQLDAFLALTSSGPAYVALMAEAMADGAVAAGLPRVLAHHLAHRTLAGTAALLQEQELHPGQLKDMVASPGGTTMAALRRLEQAGVRSALIEAVVAAAEHGRALR; encoded by the coding sequence GTGAGCTTCTCAGTCGGTGTGATCGGCCTGGGGCGTATGGCCCAGGCTTTGGTTCGTCCTTTAGTTGAAAGCGGTTCCCTTCGGGGTTCTGATTTGATCGCGGTGGTTGGTCAGGAGCCGTCAGTGGCTCGTCTGAAACCTGAACTGCCCTCTGAAATTACATTGATTTCAGCTAGCGATCCTCGTGTTCATGAGGCATGGGAGGCACCAGTTCAGCTCCTGGCGGTCAAGCCTCAGCAGCTTGATCGGGTTGCTGAATCTGCCAGCACTCCACCTGCAGGACATGCACCGCTTCTGATTTCCGTGTTGGCTGGAGTCACCTTGGAACGCTTGCAGAGCACCTTCCCCAGCAGGGTTTGCGTGCGCGCCGTTCCCAACACTCCTTGCCTGGTGGCTGAAGGATTGTGCGGGCTCGCATGGGGGCGTGACGTCTCACCAGAGCAGAAAGCATGGGTGCGCCGGATGTTCGAGCCTGTGAGTGAAGTGCTCGAATTGCCGGAATCGCAACTTGATGCCTTCCTCGCGCTCACCTCATCCGGACCGGCTTATGTGGCGTTGATGGCCGAGGCGATGGCTGATGGAGCCGTGGCTGCCGGTCTGCCCCGTGTTCTTGCCCATCATCTGGCCCATCGCACCCTGGCGGGCACGGCGGCCCTTCTGCAGGAGCAGGAACTCCATCCCGGTCAGCTCAAAGACATGGTTGCCTCGCCGGGGGGCACGACGATGGCGGCCCTTCGGCGTCTGGAGCAGGCCGGTGTGCGGTCCGCCCTGATCGAAGCGGTGGTTGCAGCAGCAGAGCATGGGCGCGCGCTTCGTTAA
- a CDS encoding cell division protein SepF, translating to MSLISRLRAVVAGDDYLDGDYDDLDYDAGEQEDVPQTMTSPSSALAPIDSSNPFEMDQTFTGSNVIGMPGISSTAAEVSVMEPRSFDEMPRAIQALRERKTVILNLTMMEPDQAQRAVDFVAGGTFAIDGHQERVGESIFLFAPSCVTVTNTSHEEASTPTVVKNDMESTSVESTVAPSPAWSATATAL from the coding sequence GTGTCGCTGATTTCTCGCCTTCGTGCTGTTGTCGCAGGAGATGACTATCTCGACGGCGATTACGATGATCTTGACTACGATGCTGGCGAGCAGGAGGACGTTCCTCAAACGATGACGTCTCCATCCAGTGCCCTAGCTCCTATCGACTCGTCCAACCCTTTCGAGATGGACCAGACATTCACTGGATCCAATGTGATCGGCATGCCTGGAATCAGTTCCACCGCTGCGGAGGTTTCAGTGATGGAGCCCAGGAGTTTTGACGAAATGCCAAGGGCAATTCAAGCTTTGCGCGAACGCAAGACCGTGATCCTGAACCTCACGATGATGGAGCCCGATCAGGCGCAGCGTGCTGTTGATTTTGTGGCAGGAGGCACATTCGCCATCGACGGTCATCAGGAGCGTGTCGGTGAAAGCATTTTCCTCTTTGCACCGAGCTGCGTCACCGTGACCAACACAAGCCACGAAGAAGCTTCAACTCCAACTGTTGTCAAAAATGATATGGAGTCAACTTCAGTTGAATCCACTGTCGCGCCTTCACCTGCCTGGTCTGCAACCGCTACAGCTCTTTGA
- a CDS encoding YggS family pyridoxal phosphate-dependent enzyme yields the protein MTSIQSRWQQLTTALPSEVKLLAVSKGHPADAIRDLVACGQLDFGESRVQEALPKQDALRDLPQIRWHFIGRLQANKVRAVVKAFSWIHSIDSLALAQRASRIALEEQQLPTALLQVKLRDDPAKGGWEIEALQDAWPELQTLQGLQISGLMTMAPMGVAAEDRSELFRECRELANSLGLQHCSMGMSGDWHEAAAAGATWVRLGSVLFGPRQSSV from the coding sequence GTGACGTCTATCCAGAGCCGCTGGCAACAGCTAACAACGGCGTTGCCAAGTGAGGTGAAGCTTCTCGCTGTGAGCAAGGGCCATCCCGCCGACGCGATTCGAGATCTTGTGGCATGCGGTCAGCTTGATTTCGGCGAAAGTCGAGTGCAGGAGGCTCTTCCGAAGCAAGACGCTTTGCGTGATCTTCCTCAGATTCGTTGGCACTTCATCGGTCGACTCCAGGCCAACAAAGTGCGAGCTGTGGTGAAAGCCTTCAGCTGGATCCACTCCATTGATTCGCTTGCCCTGGCCCAGCGCGCTTCGCGCATTGCTCTTGAAGAGCAACAGCTGCCCACTGCGCTTCTCCAGGTGAAGCTGAGGGACGATCCAGCCAAGGGAGGCTGGGAGATTGAGGCCTTGCAGGATGCCTGGCCTGAGCTTCAAACGCTGCAGGGCCTTCAGATCTCTGGCCTAATGACGATGGCGCCCATGGGCGTTGCGGCCGAAGACCGCAGTGAGCTGTTCAGGGAGTGCCGTGAGCTGGCTAATTCCCTTGGGCTTCAGCATTGCTCAATGGGAATGAGTGGAGATTGGCACGAGGCCGCGGCAGCAGGGGCGACCTGGGTGCGTCTTGGCTCTGTGCTGTTCGGTCCTCGCCAGTCCTCGGTTTGA
- a CDS encoding PipX family protein: protein MSAEGYLNHPTFGMLYRVAPAGDGRDVYATLYAQRMFFLVTLQPRGAQFEVIPYLDARHHAELNLARRRRERAADLESWKQLFDQTFI from the coding sequence GTGAGCGCTGAGGGTTATCTGAACCACCCCACGTTCGGGATGCTGTACAGGGTGGCCCCGGCCGGAGATGGCCGTGATGTCTATGCAACGCTTTATGCCCAGAGAATGTTTTTTCTGGTCACGTTGCAGCCGCGGGGTGCGCAGTTTGAGGTGATCCCTTATCTGGATGCCCGACATCATGCTGAATTGAATCTGGCAAGGCGTCGCCGGGAACGGGCCGCAGATCTTGAGAGTTGGAAGCAATTGTTCGATCAGACCTTCATCTGA
- a CDS encoding energy-coupling factor transporter transmembrane protein EcfT — protein MDWLRQIPIGQYVDGQEGWLRCLDSRLKFAWVLMFLLTPVLAGPIWRVGLVIGLLLVTGLSGLPPRLWWRSLLFLSALGCAIGLLAMVLPTGDPGASLSLRSAREVPGLVLQAPSWELLRLGPLQLGPLQLGPLVVDRRSAELGLNSATLIVTVVHSVNLMLLSTPSEDLMWALSWWLAPLARLGVPMDRLSFQLLLALRFLPLVQEELQNLLRSLASRAVNLRRLGFKASFGLVLAVGERLLANILLRAEQGAEALLARGGVWLPAEAFRPVPVPSAIGQHALNWFSALMLLLVIGLRGRYGAL, from the coding sequence ATGGACTGGCTACGACAGATTCCGATTGGGCAATACGTGGATGGGCAGGAGGGATGGCTGCGCTGTCTTGATTCCAGGCTCAAATTTGCTTGGGTGCTGATGTTTTTGCTGACCCCTGTGCTCGCGGGGCCCATCTGGCGAGTCGGTCTTGTCATCGGGTTGCTTCTCGTGACTGGGTTAAGCGGTTTGCCCCCAAGGCTCTGGTGGCGTTCTCTGCTGTTTCTGTCTGCGCTCGGATGTGCAATCGGTCTGTTGGCCATGGTGCTGCCCACCGGAGACCCAGGGGCCTCATTGAGTTTGAGGTCGGCTCGTGAGGTGCCGGGACTCGTGCTGCAAGCGCCGTCCTGGGAACTGCTCCGCCTTGGTCCGCTTCAGCTGGGACCGCTTCAGCTCGGTCCATTGGTCGTAGACCGGCGTTCAGCTGAACTCGGCTTGAACAGCGCAACGCTGATTGTGACGGTGGTTCACAGCGTGAATCTGATGCTGCTCTCGACCCCGAGTGAGGATTTGATGTGGGCTCTGAGTTGGTGGTTGGCGCCACTGGCTCGGCTGGGGGTTCCGATGGACAGGCTCAGTTTTCAGCTTTTGCTTGCTCTGCGGTTTCTACCGCTGGTTCAGGAGGAATTGCAAAACTTGCTGCGCTCCCTCGCAAGTCGTGCCGTTAATCTCCGCCGCCTCGGTTTCAAGGCATCTTTTGGTCTCGTTCTTGCTGTTGGTGAACGGCTGTTAGCCAACATCTTGCTGAGAGCCGAACAGGGCGCGGAGGCGCTGCTTGCAAGGGGTGGGGTCTGGTTGCCAGCGGAGGCTTTTCGGCCTGTTCCAGTGCCCTCGGCCATAGGCCAGCATGCTCTTAATTGGTTTTCTGCTCTGATGTTGCTTCTGGTGATCGGTCTGCGTGGCAGGTACGGTGCCCTCTAA
- the der gene encoding ribosome biogenesis GTPase Der yields MARPVVAIIGRPNVGKSTLVNRLCHSREAIVHDEPGVTRDRTYQDGYWSDREFKVVDTGGLVFDDDSEFLPEIREQAALALEEASVALVIVDGQQGVTASDEAIAEFLRGQRCPALLAVNKCESPEQGLAMAAEFWSLGLGEPYPISAIHGAGTAELLDQVLTYLPPKSQEGDSEEPIQLAIIGRPNVGKSSLLNAICGEQRAIVSPIRGTTRDTIDTSLVRENRPWRLVDTAGIRRRRSVSYGPEFFGINRSFKAIERSDVCVLVIDALDGVTEQDQRLAGRIEEDGRACVVVVNKWDAVEKDSHTMPAMEKGLRAKLYFLDWAPMLFTSALTGQRVDSIFALAALAVEQHRRRVSTSVVNEVLKEALSWRSPPTTRGGRQGRLYYGTQVASRPPSFTLFVNDPKLFGDTYRRYVERQIREGLGFDGTPLKLFWRGKQQRDAERDLARQQNRQG; encoded by the coding sequence TTGGCGCGTCCCGTCGTCGCGATCATCGGGCGCCCCAACGTTGGCAAGTCCACGCTGGTGAACCGCCTCTGCCACAGCAGGGAGGCGATTGTGCACGATGAGCCAGGTGTCACTCGTGATCGCACTTATCAGGACGGTTACTGGAGCGACCGTGAATTCAAAGTTGTAGACACCGGCGGGCTGGTCTTCGATGACGACAGCGAGTTCCTGCCTGAGATCCGCGAGCAGGCTGCTCTTGCCCTGGAAGAGGCCAGTGTCGCACTGGTGATTGTGGATGGTCAGCAGGGCGTGACAGCCTCCGATGAAGCTATCGCCGAATTTCTGCGCGGTCAGCGTTGCCCCGCTCTGCTCGCCGTGAATAAATGCGAGTCGCCGGAGCAGGGACTGGCGATGGCCGCCGAGTTCTGGAGTCTTGGTCTCGGAGAGCCCTACCCCATCTCTGCGATTCACGGGGCTGGGACCGCCGAACTGCTGGATCAGGTGCTCACCTACCTGCCACCAAAGTCTCAGGAGGGTGACAGCGAAGAGCCAATTCAGCTCGCCATCATCGGTCGTCCGAATGTGGGCAAGTCGAGCTTGCTCAATGCCATCTGCGGTGAGCAACGGGCGATCGTCAGCCCGATCCGCGGGACGACCCGCGACACCATCGATACCAGTCTCGTGCGCGAGAACAGGCCTTGGCGTCTGGTTGACACGGCGGGCATTCGTCGCCGTCGCAGCGTCAGTTACGGCCCAGAATTCTTCGGGATTAACCGCAGTTTCAAAGCGATCGAGCGCAGTGATGTTTGCGTCCTTGTGATCGATGCTCTTGACGGTGTCACAGAGCAGGATCAACGGCTTGCCGGTCGCATCGAGGAAGACGGGCGTGCCTGTGTGGTGGTGGTGAATAAGTGGGATGCCGTGGAGAAGGACAGCCACACCATGCCGGCCATGGAGAAGGGGCTCAGAGCCAAGCTCTATTTCTTGGACTGGGCTCCCATGCTGTTCACTTCTGCGCTGACAGGTCAGCGGGTGGACAGCATCTTTGCGTTGGCTGCTCTGGCTGTGGAGCAGCACCGCCGAAGGGTCAGCACCTCTGTGGTGAATGAGGTGTTGAAAGAGGCCTTGAGCTGGCGGAGCCCTCCCACCACCCGAGGCGGGCGCCAGGGCCGCCTTTATTACGGCACCCAGGTCGCTAGCCGTCCCCCCAGCTTCACGTTGTTCGTGAACGATCCCAAATTGTTTGGTGATACTTATCGCCGCTACGTGGAACGACAAATCCGAGAGGGTCTGGGCTTTGATGGCACCCCGCTGAAGTTGTTCTGGCGGGGCAAGCAGCAGCGCGATGCCGAACGTGACCTCGCCCGTCAGCAGAACCGCCAGGGCTGA
- a CDS encoding L,D-transpeptidase — MLDLIATLVVDLSDQKLTVLDTQDNIVRVIPVSTGKASTPTPTGHASVVTKYRSVTMRGRNYVAPGVPYAMCITANELICMHGAPWQEDAGQSFGVPRSNGCVRMPTAQARWLFENTRKGTKVIIQG, encoded by the coding sequence ATGTTGGACCTCATCGCCACCCTGGTTGTGGATCTCTCCGACCAGAAGCTCACCGTCCTCGACACCCAGGACAACATCGTGCGGGTGATCCCTGTGAGTACCGGGAAAGCCTCCACACCCACGCCCACTGGCCACGCCTCAGTGGTCACGAAATACCGCTCCGTCACCATGCGCGGGCGCAATTACGTGGCGCCAGGCGTTCCCTACGCCATGTGCATCACCGCCAACGAACTGATCTGCATGCACGGTGCCCCCTGGCAGGAGGATGCGGGCCAGTCCTTCGGCGTGCCCCGCAGCAACGGCTGCGTGCGCATGCCCACGGCTCAAGCTCGATGGCTTTTTGAGAACACCCGCAAAGGCACGAAGGTAATCATCCAAGGCTGA